The Nycticebus coucang isolate mNycCou1 chromosome 2, mNycCou1.pri, whole genome shotgun sequence genome includes a window with the following:
- the SNURF gene encoding SNRPN upstream reading frame protein: MERARDRLHLRRTTEQHVPEVEVQVKRRRTASLSNQECQLYPRRSQQRQAPVVDFQAELRQAFLAETPRGG, translated from the exons ATGGAGCGAGCAAG GGATCGCTTACACCTGAGACGGACTACAGAACAGCACGTCCCAGAGGTGGAAGTCCAAGTCAAACGCAGAAGAACAGCCTCACTGAGCAACCAAGA GTGTCAGTTGTACCCGAGGCGTTCTCAGCAGCGACAAGCTCCTGTGGTGGATTTCCAGGCTGAACTAAGACAGGCGTTCTTAGCTGAGACACCAAGAGGTGGTTAA